Proteins co-encoded in one Scatophagus argus isolate fScaArg1 chromosome 11, fScaArg1.pri, whole genome shotgun sequence genomic window:
- the ska3 gene encoding spindle and kinetochore-associated protein 3 isoform X2 → MDPTTRFFAKLKKLAVTLESETAKLQQAFENRNNDCDSETTARAMRAYHELNCDAANLKGQIQEQLAEQKAQDYEVSSFIKACRVMEQKVTKDIQGLKAHWEKYGYQAPQDTQRATRAKSQESDAEDELADESESTGGEDGSQEENGDNYPSSPPTAGPPPVTDVLRTPQLSDFGLSEMHLKRALAGAEWCTEVPPMPEIMLPQPSLNTPAPPPLPLTPKCALRMDDDELQTPQMHNFGISEHTMCLINDFTMDLVQKNVEAPPRPTQDIPAPPMNSLMEGFQAKDGLESPELPVLCTPGFKIKRTKSHCSPPVQDNGDPESPDCPRKAPTTPEVPAFQTPYLNQLVSAKKSTRQPEPAKMQGDDDSHTFELPTPPRNGSAGSKRTWECKVPEIPFLGVEDKQMPEMPNLESVLGNSLRSRTAKMLKQTSDHGKGIKEPTVNSMELDGPTQEFSLGTPRLRKDFQEPTTPEMPDLSSVTQDICKLVSQAQSKKTAMAVVQPHVRAENVKNSPLPVAASVSVVSESEFQSLPSYLRQMTLHSLNQAIRNINEFVADGPGGKTELQMEELRRITNVGTKTPVYILCLTELKRLTHVGGAKNTSVYKLSTHN, encoded by the exons ATGGACCCGACGACACGGTTCTTTGCCAAGCTGAAAAAGCTAGCGGTGACTCTAGAATCAGAAACTGCCAAGCTCCAGCAAGCTTTTGAAAACCGAAACAACGACTGTGACAGCG aaaccACAGCGAGAGCGATGCGAGCATATCACGAACTGAACTGTGACGCTGCCAATCTGAAG GGACAGATCCAGGAACAGCTGGCTGAGCAGAAAGCGCAGGATTATGAGGTGAGCAGCTTCATTAAGGCCTGTAGAGTGATGGAACAGAAGGTCACTAAGGACATCCAGGGACTGAAGGCACACTGGGAAAAATATGGTTACCAAGCTCCTCAAGACACCCAGAGAGCAACCA GAGCCAAAAGTCAGGAGTCAGATGCTGAAGATGAGCTAGCAGATGAAAGCGAGTCAACGGGAGGCGAAGACGGAAGCCAGGAGGAGAATGGAGATAATTACCCCTCGTCACCTCCCACAGCGGGACCGCCACCCGTCACTGACGTGCTGCGAACGCCGCAGCTCTCTGACTTCGGTCTGTCTGAAATGCATCTGAAGAGAGCTCTAGCTGGGGCTGAGTGGTGCACTGAAGTGCCGCCTATGCCAGAGATAATGCTCCCTCAGCCCTCACTCAACACCCCAGCACCACCACCGTTGCCTTTAACTCCCAAATGTGCCCTGCGGATGGATGACGACGAGCTTCAGACACCCCAGATGCATAACTTTGGCATCTCGGAGCACACCATGTGTTTGATCAATGATTTCACTATGGATCTGGTCCAAAAGAATGTTGAAGCGCCCCCAAG ACCCACACAAGACATACCCGCACCACCAATGAACTCACTAATGGAGGGTTTTCAGGCTAAAG ACGGCTTAGAGTCCCCAGAGCTGCCTGTGCTTTGCACCCCGGGTTTCAAAatcaaaaggacaaaaagtcACTGCTCCCCACCTGTGCAAGACAATGGTGACCCAGAATCTCCTGATTGCCCTAGAAAAGCACCTACAACCCCTGAGGTCCCAGCATTTCAAACCCCATATCTGAACCAACTCGTCAGTGCCAAAAAG AGCACACGGCAGCCTGAGCCTGCCAAGATGCAAGGTGATGATGATAGCCACACCTTCGAGCTTCCGACACCTCCTCGTAACGGATCGGCCGGCTCCAAACGCACCTGGGAATGCAAAGTGCCAGAAATACCCTTCCTGGGTGTGGAGGACAAGCAGATGCCAGAGATGCCAAACCTGGAGTCTGTTTTGGGGAATTCTTTACGAAGT AGAACTGCCAAAATGCTGAAGCAGACTAGCGATCATGGAAAGGGGATTAAGGAGCCCACAGTCAACAGCATGGAGCTGGATGGACCAACCCAGGAGTTCAGTTTGGGGACACCTCGCCTCAGGAAGGACTTCCAAGAGCCCACCACGCCAGAAATGCCAGACCTCAGCTCTGTTACACAGGACATCTGTAAA cttGTGTCACAGGCTCAGTCGAAGAAGACTGCCATGGCAGTTGTTCAGCCACACGTCAGggcagaaaatgttaaaaatag TCCTCTTCCAGTAGCTGCAAGTGTGTCTGTGGTCTCAGAGAGTGAGTTCCAGAGTCTTCCCAGCTACCTGAGACAGATGACTCTGCACAGCCTCAACCAGGCCATCCGAAACATCAACGAATTCGTTGCAGACGGTCCGG GAGGAAAGACAGAGTTACAgatggaggagctgaggaggattACCAATGTTGGAACCAAGACCCCTGTGTACATCCTCTGTCTGACTGAGCTCAAAAGGCTCACGCACGTTGGAGGAGCCAAGAACACCTCTGTGTACAAACTGAGCACTCACAACTAA
- the ska3 gene encoding spindle and kinetochore-associated protein 3 isoform X1, with amino-acid sequence MDPTTRFFAKLKKLAVTLESETAKLQQAFENRNNDCDSETTARAMRAYHELNCDAANLKGQIQEQLAEQKAQDYEVSSFIKACRVMEQKVTKDIQGLKAHWEKYGYQAPQDTQRATRAKSQESDAEDELADESESTGGEDGSQEENGDNYPSSPPTAGPPPVTDVLRTPQLSDFGLSEMHLKRALAGAEWCTEVPPMPEIMLPQPSLNTPAPPPLPLTPKCALRMDDDELQTPQMHNFGISEHTMCLINDFTMDLVQKNVEAPPRPTQDIPAPPMNSLMEGFQAKADGLESPELPVLCTPGFKIKRTKSHCSPPVQDNGDPESPDCPRKAPTTPEVPAFQTPYLNQLVSAKKSTRQPEPAKMQGDDDSHTFELPTPPRNGSAGSKRTWECKVPEIPFLGVEDKQMPEMPNLESVLGNSLRSRTAKMLKQTSDHGKGIKEPTVNSMELDGPTQEFSLGTPRLRKDFQEPTTPEMPDLSSVTQDICKLVSQAQSKKTAMAVVQPHVRAENVKNSPLPVAASVSVVSESEFQSLPSYLRQMTLHSLNQAIRNINEFVADGPGGKTELQMEELRRITNVGTKTPVYILCLTELKRLTHVGGAKNTSVYKLSTHN; translated from the exons ATGGACCCGACGACACGGTTCTTTGCCAAGCTGAAAAAGCTAGCGGTGACTCTAGAATCAGAAACTGCCAAGCTCCAGCAAGCTTTTGAAAACCGAAACAACGACTGTGACAGCG aaaccACAGCGAGAGCGATGCGAGCATATCACGAACTGAACTGTGACGCTGCCAATCTGAAG GGACAGATCCAGGAACAGCTGGCTGAGCAGAAAGCGCAGGATTATGAGGTGAGCAGCTTCATTAAGGCCTGTAGAGTGATGGAACAGAAGGTCACTAAGGACATCCAGGGACTGAAGGCACACTGGGAAAAATATGGTTACCAAGCTCCTCAAGACACCCAGAGAGCAACCA GAGCCAAAAGTCAGGAGTCAGATGCTGAAGATGAGCTAGCAGATGAAAGCGAGTCAACGGGAGGCGAAGACGGAAGCCAGGAGGAGAATGGAGATAATTACCCCTCGTCACCTCCCACAGCGGGACCGCCACCCGTCACTGACGTGCTGCGAACGCCGCAGCTCTCTGACTTCGGTCTGTCTGAAATGCATCTGAAGAGAGCTCTAGCTGGGGCTGAGTGGTGCACTGAAGTGCCGCCTATGCCAGAGATAATGCTCCCTCAGCCCTCACTCAACACCCCAGCACCACCACCGTTGCCTTTAACTCCCAAATGTGCCCTGCGGATGGATGACGACGAGCTTCAGACACCCCAGATGCATAACTTTGGCATCTCGGAGCACACCATGTGTTTGATCAATGATTTCACTATGGATCTGGTCCAAAAGAATGTTGAAGCGCCCCCAAG ACCCACACAAGACATACCCGCACCACCAATGAACTCACTAATGGAGGGTTTTCAGGCTAAAG CAGACGGCTTAGAGTCCCCAGAGCTGCCTGTGCTTTGCACCCCGGGTTTCAAAatcaaaaggacaaaaagtcACTGCTCCCCACCTGTGCAAGACAATGGTGACCCAGAATCTCCTGATTGCCCTAGAAAAGCACCTACAACCCCTGAGGTCCCAGCATTTCAAACCCCATATCTGAACCAACTCGTCAGTGCCAAAAAG AGCACACGGCAGCCTGAGCCTGCCAAGATGCAAGGTGATGATGATAGCCACACCTTCGAGCTTCCGACACCTCCTCGTAACGGATCGGCCGGCTCCAAACGCACCTGGGAATGCAAAGTGCCAGAAATACCCTTCCTGGGTGTGGAGGACAAGCAGATGCCAGAGATGCCAAACCTGGAGTCTGTTTTGGGGAATTCTTTACGAAGT AGAACTGCCAAAATGCTGAAGCAGACTAGCGATCATGGAAAGGGGATTAAGGAGCCCACAGTCAACAGCATGGAGCTGGATGGACCAACCCAGGAGTTCAGTTTGGGGACACCTCGCCTCAGGAAGGACTTCCAAGAGCCCACCACGCCAGAAATGCCAGACCTCAGCTCTGTTACACAGGACATCTGTAAA cttGTGTCACAGGCTCAGTCGAAGAAGACTGCCATGGCAGTTGTTCAGCCACACGTCAGggcagaaaatgttaaaaatag TCCTCTTCCAGTAGCTGCAAGTGTGTCTGTGGTCTCAGAGAGTGAGTTCCAGAGTCTTCCCAGCTACCTGAGACAGATGACTCTGCACAGCCTCAACCAGGCCATCCGAAACATCAACGAATTCGTTGCAGACGGTCCGG GAGGAAAGACAGAGTTACAgatggaggagctgaggaggattACCAATGTTGGAACCAAGACCCCTGTGTACATCCTCTGTCTGACTGAGCTCAAAAGGCTCACGCACGTTGGAGGAGCCAAGAACACCTCTGTGTACAAACTGAGCACTCACAACTAA
- the LOC124067195 gene encoding uncharacterized protein LOC124067195, producing MVHTCVVAGCRNRRTPGTTLSFYRFPRDPERKQRWIAAVNREGWVPNDGSRLCSTHFISGKQVKNPRSPDYVPSVFTTAPLSPEMKEPGALEILDKQEARVEAANALLFLQGQGRSVVGERDQKDHPEEREPEAIVEESTSSSLSTDEEDEDDGSMSDSKKGRFVQTSDTPLNFDDILKALKKENQTLRESVEKMSLAEGSLRNDAEKVKFYTGLPNYFVLETVMWLLAPHMDGMKNVKLSKFQQLLLTLMRLRLDLRNQDLAYRFGVKVGTVTRTVHQMVSIMSSTLVPTAVFWPSRAELRKNLPAALRASHPDCAVIIDCFTVPFEEPVSRGNQQQQQQRVVPNSQGVGTSYNVLKYLIGVAPQGVVTFVSRGVLGNVSDKSLAEGCGLLCKLLPGDVVLASRDLDIADSVAARGALFKIAGSSEGSPPADTSSETASVQRHVDRVISMVKQRYSMLTGPVESPFTAASERTSNLSTFDKIVQVACALNNLCISAAPLE from the exons ATGGTTCATACATGTGTGGTGGCAGGCTGTAGGAACAGAAGGACACCAGGCACCACCTTATCTTTCTACCGTTTCCCCCGGGACCCCGAGAGGAAGCAGCGCTGGATAGCTGCTGTGAACCGAGAGGGCTGGGTGCCGAACGACGGCAGTCGGCTGTGTAGTACTCACTTCATCTCAG GTAAACAGGTGAAGAATCCGCGTTCGCCAGATTATGTTCCTTCCGTGTTCACGACAGCTCCCTTATCCCCAGAGATGAAAGAGCCAGGTGCCTTGGAAATTCTGGACAAGCAGGAAGCGCGCGTGGAGGCGGCCAACGCCTTGTTGTTTCTGCAGGGCCAGGGCAGGTCTGTGGTGGGGGAGCGGGACCAGAAGGATCATCCTGAGGAGAGGGAGCCAGAGGCCATCGTCGAGGAAAGTACGTCCTCTTCCCTCAGCACTGATGAAGAAGACGAGGATGATGGATCTATGAGTGACAGCAAGAAAGGAAGGTTTGTTCAGACGTCTGACACGCCTCTTAACTTTGACGATATCCTGAAAGCCCTTAAGAAGGAGAACCAGACCCTCAGGGAGTCGGTGGAGAAAATGTCCCTCGCTGAGGGCTCCTTGAGGAATGATGCAGAGAAAGTAAAGTTTTACACTGGTTTACCCAACTACTTTGTCCTAGAGACAGTCATGTGGCTGCTGGCACCTCACATGGATGGAATGAAAAACGTGAAGCTCTCCAAGTTCCAGCAGTTGCTGCTGACACTGATGCGACTCCGTCTGGACCTCCGCAACCAAGACCTGGCATACCGCTTTGGTGTGAAAGTTGGCACAGTAACCAGGACAGTGCACCAGATGGTCAGCATCATGTCCTCCACTCTGGTGCCGACAGCCGTCTTCTGGCCCTCTAGAGCCGAGCTTCGGAAAAACCTGCCGGCGGCTCTGCGTGCCTCCCACCCTGACTGCGCTGTCATCATAGACTGTTTCACGGTGCCTTTTGAGGAGCCGGTTTCCAGGGGCaaccagcaacagcagcagcagagggtgGTGCCAAACTCTCAAGGTGTGGGGACAAGTTATAATGTGTTGAAGTATCTGATTGGTGTGGCTCCACAAGGCGTGGTCACCTTTGTCTCTAGGGGCGTGCTGGGAAACGTCAGTGACAAAAGCCTGGCTGAGGGCTGCGGCCTTCTGTGCAAGCTTCTCCCCGGCGATGTCGTCTTGGCGAGTCGCGATCTCGACATTGCGGATTCTGTGGCTGCCCGTGGAGCCCTGTTTAAAATAGCCGGGAGCTCGGAGGGCTCACCACCGGCTGATACTTCCTCTGAGACGGCGAGCGTGCAGAGGCATGTGGACAGGGTGATCTCCATGGTGAAGCAGAGGTACTCCATGCTCACAGGCCCTGTTGAGAGCCCCTTCACCGCAGCCTCTGAGCGCACATCGAACCTCTCTACCTTTGATAAGATTGTGCAAGTTGCCTGTGCCTTAAACAACCTGTGCATCTCTGCAGCTCCACTAGAGTGA